One stretch of Schlesneria sp. DSM 10557 DNA includes these proteins:
- a CDS encoding phage major capsid protein has product MPTIEELTKQVSELTGTVKSLAAKPDYSGIHRDLEGRVTGEWSDTDESVTIVTGREDLDGPRAGRRMKSHTAMKSLIRRGYQPWGEFKSLGDFVRSGFDGHQGSAFHDRCRSHFKAIQGMSETVGSDGGFTVMPEFNSKIFEHVYANDLFASTDNYTVGGNNMTFLANAETSRANGSRHGGLRGYWTGEGQSITASKPTVREVQMKLQKLAVVVYLTDELISDGAQALEQFVTRKAAEEFNFMIGDALFNGDGIGKPLGILNSPSLLAITAEGGQSPATIVAANIIKMQNRFFAPNFGNASWYLNQDCLQQLMQLSLPTGTSSGQLVYMPPTGLSASPYGSLGGRPLKPIEFAGTLGSQGDVTLADLGQVLSISKGGVAQAVSMHVEFLTDQLALRFTMRMNAAPWENSPITPFKGTNTQSSFVCISAR; this is encoded by the coding sequence ATGCCGACGATTGAAGAGTTGACTAAGCAGGTGTCGGAGCTGACAGGGACTGTCAAAAGCCTTGCAGCGAAGCCGGACTACAGCGGTATTCACAGAGATCTGGAAGGGCGTGTTACGGGTGAATGGTCTGATACGGATGAGTCCGTCACAATCGTGACCGGACGTGAAGATCTGGACGGGCCGCGCGCAGGCCGTCGTATGAAGTCGCATACGGCAATGAAGAGTCTGATTCGACGAGGGTACCAGCCCTGGGGCGAATTCAAGTCACTGGGGGACTTCGTCCGCAGCGGGTTTGATGGGCACCAGGGTTCCGCCTTCCACGACCGCTGCCGATCGCACTTTAAGGCGATCCAGGGGATGTCCGAGACGGTCGGCTCAGACGGTGGTTTTACCGTCATGCCCGAGTTCAATAGCAAGATCTTCGAGCACGTGTATGCCAACGACCTGTTCGCGTCGACCGACAACTACACCGTCGGTGGCAACAACATGACATTCCTGGCGAACGCGGAAACCTCTCGTGCCAATGGGAGTCGTCATGGAGGTCTTCGAGGCTACTGGACGGGCGAAGGACAGTCGATCACGGCCAGTAAGCCGACTGTGCGTGAAGTCCAGATGAAGCTGCAGAAACTGGCTGTGGTCGTCTATCTGACAGATGAACTGATCTCTGACGGCGCTCAGGCGTTGGAACAGTTCGTGACTCGCAAGGCGGCGGAAGAATTCAACTTCATGATCGGTGACGCGCTCTTCAATGGCGATGGGATCGGAAAGCCGTTGGGGATTTTGAACTCTCCCAGTCTGCTCGCGATCACTGCGGAGGGGGGACAGTCCCCTGCGACGATCGTCGCCGCAAACATCATCAAGATGCAGAACCGCTTCTTCGCTCCGAACTTCGGAAACGCAAGCTGGTACCTGAATCAGGACTGTCTGCAGCAATTGATGCAGTTGTCACTGCCGACCGGAACTTCGTCGGGACAGCTTGTCTATATGCCCCCGACCGGGCTGTCCGCTTCGCCGTACGGGTCCTTGGGCGGTCGCCCTTTGAAGCCAATCGAGTTCGCCGGAACGCTTGGTTCACAGGGAGACGTCACGCTGGCGGATCTTGGTCAGGTGCTGTCGATCAGCAAGGGAGGGGTCGCTCAAGCCGTGTCGATGCACGTTGAGTTCCTGACGGATCAGTTGGCTCTGCGATTCACCATGCGGATGAATGCCGCTCCGTGGGAGAACAGTCCGATTACCCCGTTCAAGGGGACGAACACGCAATCCAGTTTCGTCTGTATCTCTGCACGGTGA
- a CDS encoding M3 family oligoendopeptidase gives MSNPPYPQKWELASLAPVPSTQEFREQFDHFKQRLKALAEATNQLPPVDTDPRNLAHWSQLITEYEFVDATAVDLRSLADCYAAADAENKAYRQLQAELAATTPDREQIATNIEFAFRDATEAEFATFVSAAPELKKNEYFLVTRRRNAKLRLPKSQEILAAELAVDGLHGWGRLYDRTSSSLKVQVQEKGQLVSRSPGQVQFDSPQRTIRENNFFALDAAWETIADSCADAINHIAGTRLTTYRHIGLTDHLEAPLRVNRMTRETLDTMWSTITSSKHVLKGYLAKKAQLLGIDRLAWFDQFAPLPQLPGAGNVDDIPYDQACEWIIDAFESFSSDLGDFAKMSLSENWVEAENRSGKQQGGFCTGFPTRGQSRIFMTYTNSADSMSTLAHELGHAYHSWVLREEPVFLQDYPMNLAETASTFAEAVLGEKRLQCASSDYERLQILDGMLGDAVAFLMNIHARFLFEDEFHKQRAGGELTADQLNAIMLAAQKAAYLDALSDDGWNPRFWVSKLHFYITSIPFYNFPYTFGYLLSLGVYAIGKEAGGNFSESYRRLLLATGSHDAEEAVLSTMGFDLRKPDFWQRSLKIISDRVEQFTELADRILSKTKTV, from the coding sequence ATGTCCAATCCGCCATATCCACAGAAATGGGAACTGGCATCACTTGCCCCCGTTCCTTCGACTCAGGAATTCCGCGAGCAATTCGACCACTTCAAACAGCGACTGAAGGCTCTGGCGGAAGCGACGAATCAGCTACCTCCGGTGGACACCGACCCCCGCAATCTCGCGCACTGGTCACAACTGATTACCGAGTACGAGTTCGTCGATGCAACCGCAGTGGATCTGCGCTCACTTGCCGATTGTTATGCCGCAGCCGACGCTGAAAACAAGGCTTATCGCCAGTTGCAAGCCGAACTGGCCGCCACCACGCCAGACCGTGAGCAGATTGCGACGAACATCGAATTTGCATTCCGGGATGCAACGGAAGCCGAGTTTGCCACCTTTGTTTCTGCGGCCCCTGAACTCAAAAAGAATGAATACTTCCTGGTAACACGCCGCAGAAACGCGAAGCTGCGACTCCCCAAATCACAGGAAATCCTTGCAGCAGAACTCGCCGTCGATGGACTGCATGGTTGGGGACGTCTGTATGATCGCACCTCATCATCACTGAAGGTTCAAGTACAGGAAAAAGGCCAGCTTGTCTCTCGTTCACCGGGACAGGTTCAGTTTGATTCGCCGCAAAGAACGATTCGCGAGAACAACTTCTTTGCACTCGATGCTGCGTGGGAAACGATCGCGGACTCTTGCGCAGATGCCATCAATCATATCGCCGGAACTCGCCTTACAACCTACCGTCATATTGGCCTCACCGACCACCTCGAGGCTCCGCTGCGGGTCAACCGTATGACGCGAGAGACACTCGACACAATGTGGTCCACGATCACCTCCAGCAAGCACGTCCTAAAGGGCTATCTCGCCAAGAAGGCCCAACTGCTGGGAATTGATCGCCTCGCCTGGTTCGACCAGTTTGCTCCCTTGCCACAATTGCCCGGAGCTGGAAACGTCGACGACATTCCCTACGACCAGGCGTGCGAATGGATCATCGATGCGTTTGAATCCTTTAGTTCTGACCTGGGCGACTTCGCAAAAATGTCGCTCAGCGAAAACTGGGTGGAAGCCGAGAATCGGTCAGGAAAACAGCAAGGTGGATTCTGCACAGGCTTCCCGACCAGAGGCCAGTCGCGAATCTTCATGACCTACACCAACAGTGCAGACAGCATGAGCACCCTGGCGCACGAGTTGGGCCATGCCTATCACTCGTGGGTTCTGAGAGAGGAACCCGTCTTCCTACAGGATTACCCGATGAATCTTGCTGAAACAGCATCCACGTTTGCGGAAGCGGTTCTGGGAGAGAAACGACTGCAGTGTGCGTCCTCTGATTACGAACGCCTGCAAATTCTCGACGGTATGCTGGGTGACGCCGTGGCATTTTTAATGAATATTCATGCCAGATTTCTGTTCGAAGACGAATTCCACAAACAGCGCGCAGGGGGTGAACTGACGGCCGATCAGCTGAACGCAATCATGCTGGCAGCCCAGAAAGCAGCCTACCTCGACGCCCTGTCCGATGATGGCTGGAATCCTCGATTCTGGGTCTCGAAACTGCATTTCTACATCACGTCGATTCCGTTCTATAATTTTCCCTATACGTTCGGCTATTTGCTTTCACTCGGCGTCTATGCCATTGGCAAGGAAGCGGGTGGGAACTTTTCTGAGTCGTACCGACGACTTCTGCTTGCCACTGGCTCACACGATGCGGAAGAGGCAGTCCTGTCCACCATGGGCTTTGACCTGAGAAAACCGGACTTCTGGCAGCGCAGCCTGAAAATCATTTCTGACCGCGTCGAGCAGTTCACGGAACTCGCGGATCGAATTCTGTCGAAGACGAAGACGGTTTAG
- a CDS encoding IS66 family transposase, whose amino-acid sequence MDDVALLKEQVAALLHRVAKLEAQVAERDARISELEAELERVRRQGYKPQPNRKPPAGNKKQDRRKKPFRQHPGVFRDPPKLDEIPPGQVECHEVVLDACPCCGSRRIEPTGRFDDHLVTDIPEPKPEYHRYRRHEYQCRDCGKTSQGRAELELPGSHLGPRARLLNLYCRAHLGISLGKSCDLLSQWWGIPLSRAGALGHLAWGGKLFAPVVTDLLDLLRQQNLIHADETGWRINGKNVWAWCFSNPKIAVYLIRHSRSGAVIREALGDSLAGVLVTDFYAAYNAMEATKQRCLVHLLRELHDLRQKVPAICTKRIIEPLIALFQEAMALGKQRDELSPKAYTQQCDAISDRFGELATTISTNTHVNRILKRLRKYADELFTFLDHPHVPPDNTPAERDIRSVAATRADGGVNRTDWGATAFANIKSIVRTCQKQGCQFLQYGLELIRAVQARQPTPLPVSQNSS is encoded by the coding sequence ATGGATGATGTTGCGTTACTCAAAGAGCAGGTAGCGGCTTTGCTGCATCGCGTGGCGAAGTTGGAAGCCCAGGTTGCGGAGCGTGATGCTCGGATCTCGGAATTGGAAGCAGAGCTGGAACGGGTTCGCCGTCAGGGTTACAAGCCACAACCCAATCGCAAGCCGCCTGCGGGAAACAAGAAGCAGGATCGTCGCAAGAAGCCATTTCGGCAGCATCCCGGCGTGTTTCGTGATCCGCCGAAGCTCGATGAGATTCCTCCCGGTCAAGTTGAATGTCACGAGGTGGTGCTCGACGCGTGCCCCTGCTGCGGCAGTCGCCGAATCGAGCCGACGGGCCGATTTGATGATCATCTTGTCACTGATATTCCTGAGCCAAAACCTGAATACCATCGCTATCGGCGACATGAGTATCAGTGTCGGGACTGCGGAAAAACCAGCCAGGGTCGTGCGGAACTGGAACTGCCGGGCAGTCATCTGGGACCTCGCGCAAGGCTGCTGAATCTGTATTGCCGGGCTCATCTGGGGATCTCGCTGGGCAAAAGCTGCGATCTGTTGTCGCAGTGGTGGGGAATTCCGTTGAGTCGGGCAGGAGCACTGGGACATCTCGCTTGGGGCGGCAAGCTGTTTGCTCCCGTTGTGACCGATCTGCTCGATCTGTTGCGGCAGCAAAACTTGATTCACGCCGATGAAACCGGCTGGCGCATCAATGGCAAAAACGTCTGGGCCTGGTGCTTCTCGAATCCCAAAATTGCCGTCTACCTGATTCGGCATTCTCGAAGCGGTGCCGTAATTCGCGAGGCACTGGGAGACTCGCTGGCCGGTGTCTTGGTGACGGACTTCTACGCCGCCTACAACGCGATGGAAGCGACCAAGCAGCGCTGCCTGGTCCATCTGCTGCGAGAACTGCACGACCTGCGCCAGAAAGTCCCTGCCATCTGCACAAAGCGGATCATCGAACCACTGATCGCCTTGTTTCAAGAGGCAATGGCACTCGGCAAGCAGCGCGATGAACTGTCGCCGAAGGCTTATACTCAACAATGTGATGCGATTTCAGACCGCTTCGGGGAACTGGCAACGACGATCAGCACAAACACCCATGTTAATCGCATACTCAAGCGATTGCGAAAGTATGCAGATGAACTCTTTACCTTTTTAGATCATCCACACGTCCCCCCAGATAACACACCGGCCGAACGAGACATTCGAAGCGTCGCCGCCACGCGTGCCGACGGAGGAGTGAATCGGACGGATTGGGGTGCGACAGCCTTTGCAAATATCAAATCAATCGTTCGGACATGTCAAAAGCAAGGCTGTCAGTTCCTTCAATACGGACTTGAGTTGATCCGTGCTGTCCAAGCCCGGCAACCCACCCCACTGCCGGTCAGTCAGAACTCCTCTTGA